A window of Neisseria canis contains these coding sequences:
- the purL gene encoding phosphoribosylformylglycinamidine synthase — protein sequence MSVVLPLRGVTALSDFRVEKLLQKAAAAGLPKAELSSEFWYFVSSESALNHETATKLQALLEAERVEKTPEAENSLHLFLITPRIGTISPWASKATDIAHNCGLGEIERIERGMAVWVKGELNAEQKQQWAALLHDRMTESVLPDFQTASQLFAHPEAQTFATVDVLGKGKDALIQANGELGLALSPDEIDYLLENYQALQRNPSDVELMMFAQANSEHCRHKIFNADFILNGEKQPKSLFGMIRDTHNAHPEGTIVAYKDNASIIEGAKIERFYPRADEQQGYRFSEEETHILMKVETHNHPTAIAPFAGAATGAGGEIRDEGATGKGARPKAGLTGFTVSNLNIPDFKQPWEGGYGKPDHISSPLDIMIEGPIGGAAFNNEFGRPNLLGYFRTFEEEFEGQMRGYHKPIMIAGGLGNIQAGQTHKDQIPEGALLVQLGGPGMLIGLGGGAASSMDTGSNATDLDFNSVQRGNPEIERRAQEVIDRCWQLGAGNPIIAIHDVGAGGLSNAFPELVNDAGRGAIFKLRDVPLEEHGLSPMQIWCNEAQERYVLSILPEHLDLFRQICERERCPFAVVGTATDDGHLQVRDDLYGNHPVDLPLNVLLGKPPKTTRSDNTVRPSATDGSPCGKKPFSGGHIDLKEAAYRVLRLPTVAAKNFLITIGDRSVGGMTHRDQMVGRYQTPVADAAVTMMGFNTHKGETMAMGEKPTVALFDAPASGRMAIGETLTNLAGVNIGDIGNIKLSANWMAACGNAGEDEKLYRTVEAVSQACQELGISIPVGKDSLSMKTVWKDNGAQKSVTSPLSLIITGFAPVQDVRKTVTPELKNTADSVLLAVDLGFGKARMGGSALSQVYNDMAGEAPDIEAGRLKAFYQVIQQLVAENKLLAYHDRSDGGLFATLAEMAFAGRCGLDVRLPENADALSVLFNEELGAVLQVRRADVEAIQQAFSTADLLDAVSEIAVPNNTDILHISSGSEVIFDESRLKLQQAWQETGHQIQRLRDNPECADSEFALLEDKQRSALFADLKFDLKEDIAAPFIASGVKPKIAVLREQGVNGQVEMAAAFTRAGFDAYDVHMSDLMAGRVKLANFHMLAACGGFSYGDVLGAGEGWAKSILFHPELRDQFSAFFERGDTLTLGVCNGCQMVSNLAEIIPGTQGWPKFKRNRSEQFEARLSMVNVPKSPSLILAEMQGSHLPVVVSHGEGRADFSHIGGKISDGLNIALQYVDGLGAVTQTYPLNPNGSPQGIAGVTNADGRVTIMMPHPERVYRTAQMSWHPDDWQNSELSGWYRMFAGARKALG from the coding sequence ATGTCTGTCGTATTGCCTTTGCGCGGCGTTACCGCCCTGTCTGATTTCCGTGTCGAAAAACTCCTGCAAAAAGCTGCGGCCGCCGGCCTGCCGAAAGCAGAATTAAGCAGCGAATTTTGGTATTTTGTGAGCAGCGAATCCGCGCTGAACCACGAAACCGCAACGAAATTGCAGGCTTTGTTGGAAGCTGAACGTGTCGAAAAAACACCCGAAGCCGAAAACAGCCTGCATTTGTTTTTAATCACCCCGCGCATCGGCACCATTTCGCCGTGGGCATCGAAAGCCACCGACATCGCGCACAACTGCGGTTTGGGCGAAATCGAACGCATCGAGCGCGGCATGGCGGTGTGGGTGAAAGGCGAACTGAACGCCGAGCAAAAACAGCAATGGGCTGCTCTCTTGCACGACCGCATGACCGAAAGCGTGCTGCCCGATTTTCAGACGGCCTCACAGCTCTTCGCCCACCCCGAAGCGCAAACTTTTGCCACCGTTGATGTTTTAGGCAAAGGCAAAGACGCTTTGATACAAGCCAACGGCGAACTGGGCTTGGCATTGTCGCCCGACGAAATCGACTATCTGCTGGAAAACTACCAAGCCTTGCAGCGCAACCCCAGCGATGTCGAACTGATGATGTTCGCGCAGGCCAATTCCGAACACTGCCGCCACAAAATCTTCAATGCCGACTTCATCTTAAACGGCGAAAAGCAGCCCAAATCGCTGTTCGGCATGATCCGCGACACCCACAACGCCCACCCCGAAGGCACGATTGTGGCCTATAAAGACAACGCCTCCATCATCGAAGGCGCGAAAATCGAGCGTTTCTACCCGCGTGCGGACGAGCAGCAAGGCTACCGCTTCAGCGAAGAAGAAACGCACATTTTGATGAAAGTGGAAACCCACAACCATCCCACTGCTATCGCACCTTTCGCGGGTGCGGCCACCGGTGCGGGCGGCGAAATCCGCGACGAAGGTGCCACCGGCAAAGGCGCACGCCCGAAAGCGGGTTTGACCGGCTTTACCGTGTCCAACCTCAACATTCCCGATTTCAAACAACCGTGGGAAGGCGGCTACGGCAAGCCCGACCACATCAGCAGCCCGCTCGACATCATGATCGAAGGCCCCATCGGCGGCGCGGCGTTCAACAACGAATTCGGCCGTCCCAATCTCTTGGGCTATTTCCGCACCTTTGAAGAAGAGTTCGAAGGCCAAATGCGCGGCTACCACAAGCCCATCATGATTGCCGGCGGCTTGGGCAACATTCAGGCAGGCCAAACCCATAAAGACCAAATCCCCGAAGGCGCATTATTGGTGCAACTCGGCGGCCCCGGCATGCTGATCGGGCTCGGGGGCGGCGCGGCTTCGTCTATGGATACCGGCAGCAACGCCACCGATTTGGACTTCAACTCGGTACAGCGCGGCAACCCCGAAATCGAACGCCGCGCACAGGAAGTGATTGACCGCTGCTGGCAGTTGGGCGCAGGCAATCCGATTATTGCCATTCACGATGTCGGTGCAGGCGGCTTGTCGAACGCCTTTCCCGAATTGGTCAACGACGCAGGCCGAGGCGCAATATTTAAGCTGCGCGACGTGCCGTTGGAAGAACACGGCCTAAGCCCGATGCAGATTTGGTGTAATGAAGCGCAAGAGCGTTATGTGTTGTCGATTTTGCCCGAACACTTAGACTTGTTCCGCCAAATCTGCGAGCGCGAACGCTGCCCGTTTGCCGTGGTCGGCACCGCCACCGACGACGGCCATCTGCAAGTGCGCGACGATTTGTACGGCAACCATCCCGTTGATTTGCCGCTGAACGTTTTGCTCGGCAAACCGCCCAAAACCACCCGCAGCGACAACACCGTAAGGCCGTCTGCGACCGACGGAAGTCCCTGTGGGAAAAAACCGTTTTCAGGCGGGCATATCGACCTGAAAGAAGCCGCCTACCGCGTATTGCGCCTGCCCACCGTGGCCGCCAAAAACTTCCTGATTACCATCGGCGACCGCAGCGTCGGCGGCATGACCCACCGCGACCAAATGGTGGGGCGTTACCAAACCCCCGTGGCCGACGCCGCCGTCACCATGATGGGCTTCAACACCCACAAAGGCGAAACCATGGCCATGGGCGAAAAACCGACCGTCGCCCTCTTTGACGCGCCCGCTTCCGGCCGCATGGCCATCGGCGAAACGCTGACCAACCTCGCCGGCGTGAATATCGGCGACATCGGCAACATCAAACTTTCCGCCAACTGGATGGCCGCCTGCGGCAACGCCGGCGAAGACGAAAAACTCTACCGCACCGTCGAAGCCGTGTCGCAAGCCTGTCAGGAACTGGGCATCAGCATTCCCGTGGGCAAAGATTCGCTGTCGATGAAAACCGTGTGGAAAGACAACGGCGCGCAAAAATCGGTAACTTCGCCGTTGAGCCTGATTATTACCGGTTTCGCACCGGTGCAGGACGTGCGCAAAACCGTTACGCCCGAATTGAAAAACACGGCCGACAGCGTATTGCTGGCCGTAGATTTGGGCTTCGGTAAAGCGCGCATGGGCGGCTCGGCCTTAAGCCAAGTGTATAACGATATGGCAGGCGAAGCGCCGGATATCGAAGCAGGCCGTCTGAAAGCGTTTTACCAAGTGATTCAGCAGCTTGTAGCTGAAAATAAACTGCTGGCTTATCACGACCGCAGCGACGGCGGCCTGTTTGCGACGTTGGCGGAAATGGCGTTTGCCGGGCGTTGCGGCTTGGATGTACGGCTACCTGAAAACGCAGACGCACTCTCCGTGCTGTTTAACGAGGAATTAGGCGCAGTGCTGCAAGTGCGCCGAGCCGATGTCGAAGCAATACAGCAAGCCTTTTCCACCGCAGATTTGCTGGACGCGGTGTCCGAAATCGCCGTGCCCAACAATACCGACATCCTGCACATCTCCAGCGGTAGCGAAGTGATTTTCGACGAAAGCCGTCTGAAATTACAGCAAGCATGGCAAGAAACCGGCCACCAAATCCAACGCCTGCGCGACAATCCCGAATGCGCCGACAGCGAATTTGCCCTGCTGGAAGACAAGCAACGCAGCGCGCTGTTTGCCGACCTGAAATTCGACCTTAAAGAAGACATCGCCGCTCCGTTTATCGCGAGCGGTGTCAAACCGAAAATCGCCGTGTTGCGCGAACAAGGCGTGAACGGTCAGGTGGAAATGGCCGCCGCCTTTACCCGTGCGGGCTTCGACGCTTACGACGTACACATGAGCGATTTGATGGCAGGCCGCGTGAAACTGGCTAACTTCCACATGCTCGCCGCGTGCGGCGGTTTCAGCTACGGCGACGTATTGGGCGCAGGCGAAGGCTGGGCGAAATCCATCCTGTTCCATCCCGAATTGCGCGACCAGTTCAGCGCCTTCTTCGAGCGCGGCGACACGCTCACTTTGGGCGTGTGCAACGGCTGCCAAATGGTGAGCAACTTGGCGGAAATCATCCCCGGCACGCAAGGCTGGCCGAAGTTCAAACGCAACCGAAGCGAGCAGTTTGAAGCCCGCCTGAGCATGGTCAACGTGCCCAAATCGCCCTCGCTGATTCTGGCCGAAATGCAAGGCAGCCATCTCCCCGTAGTCGTGAGCCACGGCGAAGGCCGCGCCGATTTCTCCCATATCGGCGGCAAAATTTCAGACGGCCTCAATATCGCCCTGCAATATGTGGACGGCTTGGGCGCAGTTACCCAAACCTACCCGCTCAACCCCAACGGCTCGCCGCAAGGCATCGCAGGCGTAACCAACGCCGACGGCCGCGTCACCATCATGATGCCGCACCCCGAACGCGTTTACCGCACCGCCCAAATGAGCTGGCATCCCGACGATTGGCAAAACAGCGAACTTTCCGGCTGGTACAGAATGTTCGCCGGCGCGCGCAAGGCTTTGGGTTAA
- a CDS encoding FeoA family protein encodes MSVVALSNLAKGSRVQIDSIVPNKAFGELDPLVSRRLADLGFSSGMALEVIAVGGWGKGPYAVRLGNQSQFSLRKAEANKILCRAI; translated from the coding sequence ATGTCTGTTGTGGCTTTGTCGAACCTGGCTAAAGGCAGCCGGGTGCAGATTGATTCTATTGTGCCCAATAAGGCTTTCGGGGAGTTGGATCCTTTGGTTAGCCGCCGTTTGGCCGATTTGGGGTTTTCTTCCGGTATGGCGTTGGAAGTGATTGCCGTCGGCGGGTGGGGCAAAGGGCCTTATGCCGTGCGTTTGGGTAATCAGTCGCAATTTTCCTTGCGTAAGGCTGAAGCCAATAAAATTCTCTGTCGCGCTATATAA
- a CDS encoding P-II family nitrogen regulator has protein sequence MKKIEAIIKPFKLDDVREALTEAGIAGMTVSEVKGFGRQKGHTEIYRGAEYAVDFLPKVKLEIVLGDDMVERAVEVIVEAARSGKIGDGKIFILPVEEAIRIRTGETSDAAI, from the coding sequence ATGAAAAAAATCGAAGCCATTATCAAACCTTTTAAATTAGACGATGTGCGTGAAGCGCTGACCGAAGCGGGCATTGCGGGTATGACGGTGAGTGAAGTGAAAGGCTTCGGCCGCCAGAAAGGGCACACGGAAATCTACCGCGGTGCGGAATATGCGGTAGATTTTCTGCCGAAAGTGAAGCTGGAAATCGTGCTGGGCGACGATATGGTGGAACGTGCGGTCGAGGTAATTGTGGAAGCGGCCCGCTCGGGCAAAATCGGCGACGGTAAGATTTTTATTCTGCCTGTTGAAGAAGCCATCCGCATTAGAACCGGTGAAACTTCCGATGCGGCGATTTGA
- a CDS encoding energy transducer TonB, protein MSIRKFLSTVLVAAALFGTQSASAAEIQFFKKHSEITAANAQINGKLAVRMTIQTDGSLKDIRITRSSGNQAIDSQAVAWMQTQTMRPVSINGEHQAFSVVKEIQFSNTGMQLGMK, encoded by the coding sequence ATGTCTATCCGCAAATTTTTATCTACTGTTTTAGTAGCCGCTGCATTATTTGGTACACAAAGCGCTTCTGCCGCCGAAATCCAGTTTTTCAAAAAACATTCTGAAATCACCGCCGCCAACGCACAAATCAATGGAAAGCTGGCAGTGCGCATGACCATCCAAACAGACGGTTCTTTGAAAGACATCCGCATTACCCGCAGCAGCGGCAATCAGGCAATCGACAGTCAAGCCGTGGCTTGGATGCAAACACAAACCATGCGCCCCGTTTCCATTAACGGCGAACACCAAGCATTCAGCGTGGTTAAAGAAATCCAATTCTCAAATACCGGTATGCAGCTCGGTATGAAGTAA
- the hpnE gene encoding hydroxysqualene dehydroxylase HpnE: MKINRKPKIAVIGAGWSGLAAAVSLCRKADITVFEAGKAAGGRARTLNADKGGFAFLDNGQHILIGAYHGVRTLLEHIDVKPDSVFLRQPLQWHMADGMKFQTGILPAPLHILTAVLGAKDIGLADKFGLLWQMSVLQKRRPNEPDEAVAQWLRAQRASRRQLAEFWTPLVLGALNTPLEQASLNTLCHVLRDGVWAEKNAGDFWLPKCGLGELLPEPAIACLKKHHAQVRLGERVAALECLPYGKVGVNGQAFDAAIPAVAPYHMAALLPETTPEAFRLALDTYRYHAVTTVYLRYREEINLPAAMTGLASGTAQWLLDRGRLGVDRHEAAAVISVSETLGLSNEALAAQVHADVARVCPNIGRPQQVRVITEKRATVASTVNRVRPDCAWLHHKNIYPAGDYLHPHYPATLEAAVQSGQQAAALAANRFNL, from the coding sequence ATGAAGATAAACCGCAAACCGAAAATCGCCGTGATCGGCGCAGGCTGGAGCGGCTTGGCTGCCGCAGTCAGCCTTTGCCGCAAGGCAGACATAACCGTGTTTGAAGCCGGTAAAGCCGCAGGCGGCCGCGCCCGTACGCTTAATGCCGACAAAGGCGGCTTCGCTTTTTTAGACAACGGCCAGCATATCCTGATCGGCGCTTACCACGGCGTGCGTACCTTGCTGGAACACATAGACGTGAAGCCGGATAGCGTGTTTTTGCGCCAGCCGCTGCAATGGCATATGGCAGACGGTATGAAGTTTCAGACAGGCATTCTGCCCGCACCGCTGCATATCCTAACAGCGGTATTGGGTGCGAAAGATATCGGGCTGGCCGACAAATTCGGCCTGCTTTGGCAAATGTCGGTGCTGCAAAAGCGTCGGCCTAACGAGCCGGACGAAGCTGTTGCCCAGTGGTTGAGGGCGCAGCGGGCATCGCGCAGGCAGCTTGCCGAATTTTGGACGCCGCTGGTATTGGGCGCACTGAACACGCCGCTGGAACAAGCCAGCCTGAACACGCTTTGCCATGTGCTGCGCGACGGCGTGTGGGCGGAAAAAAACGCAGGCGATTTCTGGCTGCCCAAGTGCGGCCTCGGCGAATTGCTGCCCGAGCCTGCCATTGCCTGTCTGAAAAAACACCATGCCCAAGTGCGCTTGGGCGAGCGCGTTGCCGCTTTGGAATGCCTGCCTTACGGCAAAGTGGGCGTCAACGGGCAGGCTTTTGATGCCGCGATTCCCGCCGTGGCGCCTTATCATATGGCAGCTTTGCTGCCGGAAACCACGCCCGAGGCTTTCAGACTGGCATTGGATACTTACCGCTATCATGCGGTTACCACGGTTTATCTGCGCTATCGTGAAGAAATCAACCTGCCCGCCGCGATGACCGGCTTGGCATCGGGTACCGCACAATGGCTGCTCGACCGCGGCCGTTTGGGCGTGGACAGGCATGAGGCAGCCGCGGTAATCAGCGTGTCGGAAACGCTGGGTTTGAGCAACGAAGCCTTGGCAGCGCAAGTGCACGCTGATGTGGCGCGGGTTTGCCCCAACATCGGCCGCCCTCAGCAAGTGCGTGTGATTACCGAAAAACGCGCCACCGTGGCATCCACCGTGAACCGCGTGCGCCCCGACTGCGCATGGCTGCACCACAAAAATATTTATCCTGCAGGCGATTACCTGCACCCGCATTACCCCGCCACGCTCGAAGCCGCCGTGCAAAGCGGCCAGCAGGCAGCCGCGCTGGCGGCAAACCGGTTCAATCTTTAA
- the leuS gene encoding leucine--tRNA ligase, translating to MQEHYNPSQIEPASQSKWENARIFNASEDASKPKYYCLSMFPYPSGRLHMGHVRNYTIGDVLSRYKLLNGFNVLQPMGWDAFGMPAENAAIDRQVAPAKWTYENIAYMRKQLKSLGFAFDWERELATCTPEYYRWEQLLFTKLFEKGVIYRKNGTVNWDPVDQTVLANEQVIDGRGWRSGALIEKREIPMYYFKITDYAEQLLSDLDGLNWPEQVKTMQRNWIGKSRGVQVRFALDSGSKQGLEGDYAEYLQVYTTRPDTLLGVTYVAVAAEHPLATAAAADKPELQAFIAECKSGSVAEADMATMEKKGVPTGRYVINPLGGDKLEVWIANYVLWGYGDGAVMAVPGHDERDFEFANKYQLPIKQVVESTLEQPAYNPNEWQDWYGDKENTRLINSGEFDGMDFQTAFDATSAKLQSLNAGAPKTQYRLRDWGISRQRYWGCPIPIIHCESCGDVPVPADQLPVVLPEDVVPDGSGSPLAKMPEFYETTCPHCGSPAKRETDTMDTFMESSWYQFRYMSPQFSDGMVAPEAARYWQQADQYIGGIEHAILHLLYARFFTKLMNEEGIVPVKEPFASLLTQGMVLQATYYRETESGKKQWFNPAEVEVQTDDKGRPVSAVLRSDGLPVVIGGVEKMSKSKNNGVDPQELIEAYGADTARLFMMFASPPEQSLEWSDAGVEGAHRFLRRLWRTVFEYINRGGTVNAFSDGHDSLSKELKDLRHKLHATIAKVSDDYGRRLQFNTAIAAVMELLNQYDKTDCTSEQGRAVAQEVLEAVVRLLWPIVPHICEALWSELRPGSSLWETGWPQADQAALVKSEIEIMVQVNGKLRDKITVAADASKETIEAAALASPGAQKFTEGKTPKKVIVVPGRLVNIVA from the coding sequence ATGCAAGAACATTACAACCCCTCCCAAATCGAACCCGCTTCCCAAAGCAAATGGGAAAACGCACGCATTTTCAACGCGTCCGAAGACGCTTCCAAACCCAAATACTACTGCCTTTCCATGTTCCCCTACCCCAGCGGCAGACTGCACATGGGGCATGTACGCAACTACACCATCGGCGACGTGTTAAGCCGCTACAAACTGCTCAACGGCTTCAACGTGCTGCAACCGATGGGCTGGGACGCTTTCGGCATGCCCGCCGAAAACGCCGCCATCGACCGCCAAGTCGCCCCCGCCAAATGGACTTACGAAAACATTGCCTACATGCGCAAGCAGCTGAAAAGCTTGGGTTTTGCGTTTGATTGGGAGCGCGAACTGGCTACCTGCACCCCCGAATACTACCGCTGGGAGCAGCTTCTGTTTACCAAACTGTTTGAAAAAGGCGTGATTTACCGCAAAAACGGCACGGTAAACTGGGATCCGGTCGATCAAACCGTATTGGCCAACGAGCAAGTGATCGACGGTCGCGGTTGGCGTTCGGGCGCGTTAATCGAAAAACGCGAAATCCCCATGTATTACTTCAAAATCACCGATTACGCCGAGCAGCTTTTGAGTGATTTGGACGGCCTCAACTGGCCGGAACAAGTCAAAACCATGCAGCGCAACTGGATCGGCAAATCGCGCGGCGTACAAGTGCGTTTTGCGTTGGACAGCGGCAGCAAACAAGGTTTGGAAGGCGACTACGCCGAATACTTGCAGGTGTACACTACCCGCCCCGACACCTTGCTGGGCGTAACCTACGTTGCCGTGGCCGCCGAGCATCCGCTGGCCACCGCCGCCGCAGCCGACAAGCCCGAACTTCAAGCGTTTATCGCCGAATGCAAATCAGGCAGCGTGGCCGAGGCCGACATGGCGACGATGGAGAAAAAAGGCGTGCCGACAGGCCGCTATGTGATTAATCCGCTGGGCGGCGACAAGCTGGAAGTGTGGATTGCCAACTATGTATTGTGGGGCTACGGCGACGGCGCGGTAATGGCCGTGCCCGGCCACGACGAGCGCGATTTCGAGTTCGCCAACAAATACCAGCTGCCGATTAAACAAGTTGTCGAATCCACTTTGGAACAACCTGCCTACAATCCGAACGAATGGCAGGATTGGTACGGCGACAAAGAAAACACCCGTCTGATCAACAGCGGTGAATTCGACGGCATGGATTTTCAGACGGCCTTTGATGCCACTTCCGCCAAACTGCAATCCCTAAACGCCGGCGCGCCGAAAACCCAATACCGCCTGCGCGACTGGGGCATTTCGCGCCAACGCTACTGGGGCTGCCCGATTCCGATTATCCATTGCGAAAGCTGCGGCGACGTGCCCGTGCCGGCCGACCAGTTGCCCGTGGTGCTGCCCGAAGACGTTGTACCCGACGGCAGCGGTTCGCCCTTGGCCAAAATGCCCGAGTTCTACGAAACCACCTGCCCGCACTGCGGCAGTCCGGCCAAACGCGAAACCGATACCATGGATACCTTTATGGAATCGAGCTGGTATCAGTTCCGTTACATGTCGCCCCAGTTTTCAGACGGCATGGTTGCCCCCGAAGCCGCCCGATACTGGCAGCAGGCCGACCAATACATCGGCGGCATCGAACACGCCATCCTGCACCTCTTATACGCCCGCTTCTTCACCAAACTGATGAACGAAGAAGGCATCGTACCGGTGAAAGAACCCTTCGCCAGCCTGCTCACGCAAGGCATGGTGCTACAAGCCACTTACTACCGCGAAACCGAAAGCGGCAAAAAACAATGGTTTAACCCCGCCGAAGTGGAAGTGCAAACCGACGACAAAGGCCGCCCCGTATCCGCCGTATTGCGTTCAGACGGCCTGCCCGTTGTGATCGGCGGCGTGGAAAAAATGTCGAAATCGAAAAACAACGGCGTCGACCCGCAAGAGTTGATCGAAGCCTACGGTGCCGACACCGCCCGCTTGTTTATGATGTTCGCCTCGCCGCCCGAACAATCGCTCGAATGGAGCGATGCCGGCGTAGAAGGCGCACACCGCTTCCTGCGCCGCCTGTGGCGCACCGTGTTTGAATACATCAACCGGGGCGGCACAGTCAACGCCTTTTCAGACGGCCACGACAGCCTAAGCAAAGAGCTGAAAGACCTGCGCCACAAACTGCACGCCACCATCGCCAAAGTCAGCGACGACTACGGCCGCCGCCTGCAATTCAACACCGCCATCGCCGCCGTGATGGAATTGCTCAACCAATACGACAAAACCGATTGCACGTCCGAACAAGGCCGCGCAGTGGCGCAAGAAGTGTTGGAAGCCGTTGTCCGCCTGCTGTGGCCGATTGTGCCGCACATCTGCGAAGCCTTGTGGAGCGAACTGCGCCCCGGTTCGTCATTATGGGAAACCGGCTGGCCGCAAGCCGACCAAGCCGCGTTGGTTAAATCGGAAATCGAAATCATGGTTCAGGTAAACGGCAAACTGCGCGATAAAATTACCGTGGCCGCAGATGCTTCTAAAGAAACAATAGAAGCTGCCGCTTTAGCCAGCCCGGGCGCACAGAAATTTACCGAAGGCAAAACGCCTAAAAAGGTGATTGTGGTTCCTGGCCGGCTCGTAAACATCGTTGCTTAG
- a CDS encoding SDR family oxidoreductase → MVMGDKLQNRNILITGASQGIGAQVAKAFAAEGATVILVARHQKKMEKVYDEIVAAGHCEPYAVCFDLMAAEEKEFDNLAKTIADATGGKLDGIVHCASYFYALSPLDFQTVAEWVNQYRINTVAPMGLTRAFLPLLKQSPDASVIFVGESHGEKPQAYWGGFGASKAALNYLCKVAADEWERFDNLRANVLVPGAVNSPQRIKTHPGESAVERKEIGDIMPDFVYWASGESRGRTGEIVYL, encoded by the coding sequence ATGGTTATGGGCGACAAGCTTCAAAATAGAAATATTCTGATTACCGGCGCATCGCAAGGCATCGGTGCGCAAGTGGCCAAAGCATTTGCAGCCGAAGGCGCAACCGTGATTTTGGTGGCGCGCCACCAGAAAAAAATGGAAAAAGTGTATGACGAAATCGTAGCGGCCGGCCATTGCGAACCTTATGCTGTGTGTTTCGATTTAATGGCGGCGGAAGAGAAAGAATTCGATAATCTGGCCAAAACCATTGCCGACGCCACAGGGGGCAAGCTCGACGGCATCGTACATTGCGCCAGCTATTTTTACGCACTTTCCCCGCTGGATTTCCAAACCGTAGCAGAGTGGGTAAACCAATACCGCATCAATACCGTAGCCCCTATGGGTCTGACCCGTGCTTTTCTGCCGCTGTTGAAACAATCGCCCGACGCTTCCGTGATTTTCGTAGGCGAAAGCCACGGCGAAAAACCGCAAGCCTATTGGGGCGGCTTCGGCGCATCCAAAGCCGCGCTCAACTATTTGTGCAAAGTGGCTGCCGACGAGTGGGAGCGCTTCGACAACCTGCGCGCCAACGTGCTGGTGCCCGGTGCAGTCAACTCACCGCAGCGCATCAAAACCCACCCGGGCGAATCCGCCGTAGAGCGCAAAGAAATCGGCGACATCATGCCCGATTTCGTGTATTGGGCAAGCGGGGAAAGCAGAGGGCGGACGGGCGAAATCGTATATCTGTAA